CTTGAACAATTAAATGGCAAGGAAGTAGCGTTTGCAATTAGTTATGATGGCAAACGAGGCAATAAAACCTTTGGCAATACATTACCTAAAGAGTTGGGACTCAAGAGGATTGAAATCGAAGTAGGGCGATCGTCACAAGCGACGCTACTCGGTAAAGAGGAAATGACAGTAGAGTCTTTGTATTTATCACCAAATTTACTGAGTGGACAATTTTCGGATCTAGAAACCTATATTAGCAAAGCACCGAAACAGCTTACCCTTTTGGAAAGGCATGGACAGTTCTCAACAGTTACCCAATGATTTCATCCAACTTTGTCAGTCAGTAACCGCGAAAAGACCAAAAGCTGTTATTGACCACATTCTACAATACGGTTTTATTACAACGGAAGACTTGAAGGCAAGGTACGGCTACAATCATCCTCCAAGAGCAGCTAGAGATGTTCGAGAACATGGAATTCCTCTAGAAACCTTTCGCGTAACAGGAAGTGATGGCAGAAAAATAGCTGCCTACAGATTTGGGGATGTTGACAAGGCCAGGTTTTCTAGGTTATCGGGTAGGACAGGCTTATCGAAACAGATTAAAGCCAAATTGATCAGGAAATATGGTTGTAAGTGCTTCATCTACTTAGAGCAAGTTGAGGAGCGTGAATTGCAGATTGATCATCGTGTTCCTTTTGAAGTTGATGGAGAGCCAGAGTTAGAGCCAGAAAGCTTTATGCTGCTTTGTGGATCTGCCAATCGGGCTAAGTCTTGGTCATGTGAGCATTGCGAAAATTGGAACAGCATAAAAGACAAATCTATTTGTAAGTCATGTTACTGGGCATATCCAGAGGATTACACGCATATTGCCATGCGACAAGTCAGAAGAATAGATATTATGTGGGAAGAAAAGGATGTTGAGATCTATGAAAGATTAAAACAACGAGCCGTCAGCCTGGAAAAAGAAATCCCTGAATTTATCAAGGAAATCATTGAACGAGAAATGCACCGAAACACTGACGGCTAAAACTTTGTTGACAAAATAATTATTAATTCATAATTAAAGACACTGTACAGAGCCACTCACTGAATTAAAAATTCCGTGGTCTTAAATCAGTGGAGAGTACTAGCTCGCACTGATTTAAATTATGAATTACCTTGACGCCGATCACAAATTCTAAAATCTAAAATTGCCAGTCAAGAATCAAAAAACCTGGACTCTTGAATCTTGACAAAATTAACAAGATGTATAATTGACACTCTCAGGTCTAAAGACACTGAGATTCTACAGACAGAGTAAAACTCTCGCTACGACCGTCAAACGCCGTCTACCTAGTCACTCTAAGTCAAGCTTAGGTTTCTAGCTACTTTTATTTTTTCCCATGCTTTGGTGAATCCATCACTAAGCCAAGACGCGGTACGCTCCGCAACAAGCCTTTATTTGCTCTTTCCTGTCATACTGCGCCAGGACTTAAACCTAACCGTTGTTTCATAGGAGCGGGGATTTCTCCGATACTAGGATGCTTCAACACGTAGATGTTTTTTGTTCTTACTCACGCTCTAATTTTAACACAAATACCACTGCGACTGAAGTCGCTCGTGCCGCTGACCACGAGCGGTCTGAAGACGCTGAGTTTCCCGCATCCCCCGTATTCCTATGAATTTAGCGTTAACTTTCTACTTCATCCACCGCCTTGGGAACCCCAGCCGTTAACACCTCATGGCCAGTAGCGGTAACTAACACATCATCTTCGATGCGAATCCCAATCCCCACCCAGCGCTGGTCAATCTCTGGCTGGTCTTCGGCTGGTTTGGTATCTGGTACAATATAAAGTCCTGGTTCTATGGTCAATACCTGTCCTGGTTGTAAAAGTTGCGGGTTGTCGCCGTGTTGGTAAACACCGACATCATGGACATCTAAGCCTAACCAATGGCTGGTACGGTGCATATAAAATGGCTTGTATTTTTCCTCTTCAATTAATTTGTCAATTTCACCTTTGAGGATGCCTAGCTCAACTAAGCCTTCGGTGAGGATACGCACTGCTGTATGATGAGGTTGGTGGAAAGAATTACCTGGTTGTACTTGAGCGATCGCCTGTTTCTGTGCTTCTAAAACAATCTCGTACAATATTTTCTGTTCTGGCGTAAATTTACCGCCGACGGGAAATGTCCGCGTAATATCAGAGTTGTAATAACCATAGGCACACCCAGCATCAATTAGCAGCAGTTCATTGTCCTGCATCTGTCGCCTATTCTCAATGTAGTGCAGTACGCAAGCATTCGCCCCAGAAGCTACAATTGAAGGATAGGCAGGCCCCATTGCACCCCGCAGACGAAAGATGTGTTCTATCTCCGCCTGGATTTCATACTCGTACCGTCCAGGAGTGCTAATTTTGAGGGCGTGATTGTGTGCTTCACAGGCGATCGCCACTGCTTGACGCATCAATTCTAACTCGGCTTGACTTTTTACCAATCTCATGCTGTGGAGAACATGTATAGTATCTTCAATCGCAATTGGGCCTGTACCACGTTTGGGATAGGTGCGGAGTAAATCTTGGTAATGACTGAGAATTTTGTCATTAAAACTGCGATCGCGTCCTAAGTGGTAGTAAATGCGATCGGCTTTTTCCAAATACTGCGGTAGTTTTTCATCTAACTCATTGATGGGGTAAGCAATATCTGCACCATAAATTTCCTTGGTTGCTTCTACCCCACAGCGATAACCAGTCCAAACTTCTTTTTCTCGATCTTTGGGTTGGACAAAGAGGATAAACTGATGTTCTGGATGATGGGGTGCTAATACAGCCACGGCTTGGGGTTCGTTAAAACCCGTCAAATAGAAAAAATCACTGTCTTGGCGATAAGTATATTCAACATCGTTATGCATCACTGCCATTGGCGCACTGCGAAAAATGGCAGTACCATTGCCAATTTTTGATATTAACTGCTGACGACGCTCCCGATATTCTAGTTGCATAGCTACTTTAGATTTCAAATTCTGGTGATATTTTAACCTTTCGTAACAAGATATTGGATGGCTAATGCCACTGATTACTGACAAAAACTCCGAAGGGTGGAATTTTTTGACCTACTCTGGGGGCACATATATTTTCCGCGTTTTTTGGAATCTTGACTTTTGACCCTTGTCTGCGACACGCTGGGCGATGACAAGCTCTCGCGTTAAAACTATGACAGTTGGGTAAGTCCTATTGTCTTTGACACTCCCCGACCATTAGGTACGGGGATTCTGTAATCTACGTCAGAATTTGCTCTTGCTGGCTTGCGCCAACTAGCGTAGTGATTCCGACTCCTACAGCGTTACTTCGGGATTGCCCATCCCTAGCAAGTCTTGCATCGCGGAGCGTGTCGGAGACAAGATTTAAAATGTTAATCGCTGCATTTTCATCCCTATGCAACTTGCATCCACAACTACAAACATGGGTGCGAGTTGATAGAGATTTTTTTACAATCACGCCACAATTTGAACACTTTTGTGATGTGTAATGTGGTTGCACGCTGAACACTAACTTACCAAATTTACCAGCAAAATACTCAATCCACTGCCTAAACAAATACCAGCTAGCGTCAGCAATTGACTTAGCTAAACAATGGTTTCTGAGTAAGTTACGCACTTGCAGGTTTTCATAGGCTACTAAGTCGTTAGACTTGCACACGTTACGCGCTATTCTCTTAGCGTGTTCATTCCGTTGCCTACTTATTCTCAAGTGCTTAGAGGCAAATATAGCTCTAGATTTTCTACGTCCTGAAGAACCTTTTTTCTTTTTGTAAATACGTCTTTGAGCATGTTTAATTGACTTTTCAGCCTTGATCAAAAACTTGGGATTAGATTCTTGATGTCCGTTAGAATCAGTGTAAAAACTCTCTAGCCCAACATCTAAACCGATTTCATTACCTGTCAGTGGTTGAATATCTGAAGCTTCAACATCAATACAAAACTGACAGTAATAGCCATCAGCACGACGCACCAATCTAACACGTTTAATTGATTTTACAGGGTAGGTTTGAATATCCCATTTGCCCAACAATTTCAACTCACCAATACCTTTTTTATCAGTAATGGTAATACGGCGCTTGATTGGATTTAGCTTCCAGCCTGATGTCTTGTACTCAACCGAGCGATTATCACGCTGGAATCTGGGATATCCCTTTTTACCTGATACTTTCTTTTTACAATTATCGTAAAACCTTGATATTGCTAACCATGCTCTTTCGGCTGAGGATTGTACTGCCATCGAGTTTAGGTTAGCGACAAATTTAAATTCGTTGCGTAGTTCCGTTGAATACTTGTTGAGTGCGAATCTATCAATTTTTGCTTCTCTTGGCGCGTCAATCCAATATCTCAAACATTTGTTTCTAATGAATTGAGTAGTTTTAATAGCTGATTCAATGGCTAAATATTGAAGTTTTTTAGCTTTAACTTTGTACTCTAGAACTAGCAACTTAATCACCCCCTTTGTTGTTTATGTTATATTTTGATTATACCATTCTTAAGTAGAAAACCGCAATAGGTTATTTCGGAAAATGGCAATTTTTACACCAGATGAGTATAGACACGAGGGAAACGCTATATCATTACTCAATTACCACTTTGTTTTTATCCATAAGCGTAGAAAAAAAGTTTTGGTTGGTGAAATAGCCGAACGATTGCAGCAAATCATTTGTGATGTTTGCAATGAGAACAGATGGCGAATTATTGCAATGGAAATCATGCCAGACCATGTACATTTATTCCTAAACGCAAAGCCGACAGACAACCCCTCTCAAATGATGAACAAAATCAAATGTTGGGCTAGCCACCACTTAAGAAAAGAGTTTCCAGAATTGCTCAAACTTCCGACACTGTGGACACCCAGCTATTTTGTATCGACGGCTGGCAATATCAGCACAGAATCAGTTAAACGATATATTGAACAACAGCGTGATTGAAAACATCACAGAGGCGTAAACGCCTGACTGCTGCTTTCATCCCTTGCCTGTTCGCGCAGCGTCTCCCCTTCTCCCAAAGGGAGAGGCTAACGCCAAGGGAGAAGTACGGAAGACAGCGCTGTGCCCCTGTTCCTCAAGGGTTTTCAGCCTGCCTTCCTTATAAAACCCAACATAATAAATATTTTATAACTGTTTAAAACCGACTTGAAAATATCTCACAAATCATTTACATGAATTACGCAGGTGTCACAGTCAACATATTTTTTAGGGTGCGTAAGATGTTGAAAATCACCAACTTATTAAATCTGACGCATCCTACTAATGTGCGAGTTGCATAAGTACTGATTTACCAGAGAATTATCTACATATACTGACATTTATCGACAGAAAGCTTACTCAAAAAAATAAAAAATATCGTAAATGTTATTCATTAACAGAAAGATATTCACCAGAAGAGTTAAAACTTTAATCACAACTAGTTATAAAAACACATCATGGCTGAAAATCAAAATCCCTTGGCTATCAATACAACAAGCTGGTATAACCAATCTCTGAATACAAGCACAAGCTTGAGTACCTCATTAACAGAAAATTACAATCCTTCTTCGTTGCAAGGGCGTAGCAGTTCTTCTGCTGAAGTACCAAGTATACCCTTGATTTCTCCATATTTACAGATACCATCAGTCGGATCAAACCCTAACCCGAATCCTTACTTAACTAGTGCGGCGATTGTTCCTGATTTCAACGGCGATGGTAAGACAGACAAAGTATGGGTTGATCAGACAACCGGTGAAGTTGTAGTGTGGCAAATGGATGGTACAACCGTTGCAGCCAAGGGTTCTCTAGGTCAAATTGACCTGACTTCCTGGACTTACAAAATTGCCGATTTTAACAGTGATGGTAAGACCGATTTCTTGTTACGTAATCAGAAAACCGGTGAAAATCAGATTTTGTTAATGGATGGCACAAGAATAGCCAATGCAGTTGCTTTAGACAACGTTGATATCGCATGGAGTCCCTTGATTGGGGATTTCAATGGCGATCGCAAGACTGATATCTTCTGGCGTAATAATACAACGGGTGAAAATGCCATTTGGCAGATGGATGGTACAACCGTTGTGAGTGCAACTGTGATTGACACTCTTGACACGAGCTGGACTGCTAACATGGTCGATTTTGATGGTAATGGTAAGACCGACATTTTCTGGCGTAGTACCACAGGTGAAAACAGCACTTGGTTTATGGATGGTACCCAAGTAACTCAAAGTTCGTTGCAATCACAAGATATAAACTGGAATTATAGCTTTGGAGATTTCAACGGCGACTTTAAGACTGACATCCTCTGGCGCAACACTCAAACGGGAGAAAATACCGTTTGGTCTACCAATTCTTTTTTCTCTAATAACATATTCTTCACTACAGGGACACTGACGACACTTGACTCCAACTGGACATCCAACATTGGGGATTTCAACGGCGATGGCAAGACAGACATCTTATGGCACAATAACGCCACAGGTGCAAATACTTCTTGGCTGATGAATGGCACAACAGTTACTACCGAAACTTTCCTCTCCTCTACTTCTACAAATGCTAAAGCATCGTTTGGTGATTACAACAACGATGGCAAAACTGATATCTACTGGCGCGATTATGCAACGGGATCAGACGAAATTTGGACAAGCAATGGAGATGGGACGATAGTAACTAAGACTCCTTTAGCAAGTACAGATCAGCTTTCTCCACTCGTTCTCGGAGAAGATGGTAATCCCACAATAGGAGCAGATGGTCAACCCGTCAGAAAATGGGTGACTGTCTAAGGGACTTCTAATTAAAAAAAATATCCAATTTGTAGGGTGCGTCACAATGCTGCTCGGTTAAGCTTAAATTTTCGCCCCTATATAGCCAATGCATTTAGATGCATTGGCTTTTGTTTTGACACTCTGCGGTCTGTTCGCCCTTGGCGTCTCCCCGAGTGAGAAGACACGCAGGTTCTTTAAGACTCGCTTAAAAGGGATAGTCAAATATCCCCCTAGACGCTCAAAACAATTACCAATAACACAGGTATTGCAATTGCGCAAAATTTTCTTTTTTTTGTTTTCCGAGTCCATCACAACGCCAGTTAGGTACGCTCCATGTTTTCCCATTACTTGTTTACCCAGAGTCGCAACTTGTGCTCTTGCGAGGTAAATTAGGGGTTACTCCTTACAAAACACTTCAACACGTAGATGGTTATTCCTACTCACAATTTGATTATATCATTTTCCACGCTTGTTAAAACCAACCGTGGCGTGTTTCCTCCACGCATCTATTGCCAAGTGGCTTCCACACGACCCGTGATGTTTTTGTGAACCGCCACATCCACAAAAGGATGTGGCTTGTAACTAGACCACAGGGATCTGTAAATTACTGAAATGAGAAAGCATTCAAAGCTTTTGCTTGCGGAAAACACCAAAATGAGAAAGCAATTAAAGCTTTTGAGAAAGCAATTAAAGCTTTTGCTTGCGGAAAACACTAAAATGAGAAAGCAATTAAAGCTTTTGAGAAAGCATTTCAGTATTTTGACTAAGACTAAAGCTGCGTTTCATTTGGTTTTTGTAAAGGTGGTTAAGGGTCAAGGTTCACAAATTTTGGGACTTCAATACCATAATTTACCTTGGAAAAGGCCTTTTCCAGTAACGTGTATGATATTAGCATCA
The Gloeotrichia echinulata CP02 DNA segment above includes these coding regions:
- a CDS encoding HNH endonuclease, which gives rise to MDSSQQLPNDFIQLCQSVTAKRPKAVIDHILQYGFITTEDLKARYGYNHPPRAARDVREHGIPLETFRVTGSDGRKIAAYRFGDVDKARFSRLSGRTGLSKQIKAKLIRKYGCKCFIYLEQVEERELQIDHRVPFEVDGEPELEPESFMLLCGSANRAKSWSCEHCENWNSIKDKSICKSCYWAYPEDYTHIAMRQVRRIDIMWEEKDVEIYERLKQRAVSLEKEIPEFIKEIIEREMHRNTDG
- a CDS encoding aminopeptidase P N-terminal domain-containing protein; translation: MQLEYRERRQQLISKIGNGTAIFRSAPMAVMHNDVEYTYRQDSDFFYLTGFNEPQAVAVLAPHHPEHQFILFVQPKDREKEVWTGYRCGVEATKEIYGADIAYPINELDEKLPQYLEKADRIYYHLGRDRSFNDKILSHYQDLLRTYPKRGTGPIAIEDTIHVLHSMRLVKSQAELELMRQAVAIACEAHNHALKISTPGRYEYEIQAEIEHIFRLRGAMGPAYPSIVASGANACVLHYIENRRQMQDNELLLIDAGCAYGYYNSDITRTFPVGGKFTPEQKILYEIVLEAQKQAIAQVQPGNSFHQPHHTAVRILTEGLVELGILKGEIDKLIEEEKYKPFYMHRTSHWLGLDVHDVGVYQHGDNPQLLQPGQVLTIEPGLYIVPDTKPAEDQPEIDQRWVGIGIRIEDDVLVTATGHEVLTAGVPKAVDEVES
- a CDS encoding transposase produces the protein MLVLEYKVKAKKLQYLAIESAIKTTQFIRNKCLRYWIDAPREAKIDRFALNKYSTELRNEFKFVANLNSMAVQSSAERAWLAISRFYDNCKKKVSGKKGYPRFQRDNRSVEYKTSGWKLNPIKRRITITDKKGIGELKLLGKWDIQTYPVKSIKRVRLVRRADGYYCQFCIDVEASDIQPLTGNEIGLDVGLESFYTDSNGHQESNPKFLIKAEKSIKHAQRRIYKKKKGSSGRRKSRAIFASKHLRISRQRNEHAKRIARNVCKSNDLVAYENLQVRNLLRNHCLAKSIADASWYLFRQWIEYFAGKFGKLVFSVQPHYTSQKCSNCGVIVKKSLSTRTHVCSCGCKLHRDENAAINILNLVSDTLRDARLARDGQSRSNAVGVGITTLVGASQQEQILT
- the tnpA gene encoding IS200/IS605 family transposase, yielding MAIFTPDEYRHEGNAISLLNYHFVFIHKRRKKVLVGEIAERLQQIICDVCNENRWRIIAMEIMPDHVHLFLNAKPTDNPSQMMNKIKCWASHHLRKEFPELLKLPTLWTPSYFVSTAGNISTESVKRYIEQQRD
- a CDS encoding VCBS repeat-containing protein codes for the protein MAENQNPLAINTTSWYNQSLNTSTSLSTSLTENYNPSSLQGRSSSSAEVPSIPLISPYLQIPSVGSNPNPNPYLTSAAIVPDFNGDGKTDKVWVDQTTGEVVVWQMDGTTVAAKGSLGQIDLTSWTYKIADFNSDGKTDFLLRNQKTGENQILLMDGTRIANAVALDNVDIAWSPLIGDFNGDRKTDIFWRNNTTGENAIWQMDGTTVVSATVIDTLDTSWTANMVDFDGNGKTDIFWRSTTGENSTWFMDGTQVTQSSLQSQDINWNYSFGDFNGDFKTDILWRNTQTGENTVWSTNSFFSNNIFFTTGTLTTLDSNWTSNIGDFNGDGKTDILWHNNATGANTSWLMNGTTVTTETFLSSTSTNAKASFGDYNNDGKTDIYWRDYATGSDEIWTSNGDGTIVTKTPLASTDQLSPLVLGEDGNPTIGADGQPVRKWVTV